One window of Scheffersomyces stipitis CBS 6054 chromosome 1, whole genome shotgun sequence genomic DNA carries:
- a CDS encoding predicted protein: protein MSNFQQVMSQSVSNIKFDDSQKLVSRFNYREWRTRMEVTIGTLGMEFRGFIEKSEPPTEASLFILFNSTLQSLIDKTVSKEIVDSLLAENLSGQALWEAIHVESFALEAQ, encoded by the coding sequence atgtctaattttcaacaggttatgagccaATCCGTCTCAAACATCAAGTTTGATGACTCCCAGAAACTAGTTTCGCGTTTCAACTATCGTGAATGGCGTACGCGTATGGAGGTCACTATTGGGACTCTTGGTATGGAGTTCCGGGgtttcattgaaaaatctgaacCACCTACCGAGGCTTCGTTGTTTATTCTTTTTAACCTGACGCTTCAGCTGCTTATTGACAAGACGGTGTCTaaagagattgttgattctcttcttgccGAGAATCTTTCTGGTCAGGCTCTTTGGGAGGCTATCCatgttgaactgtttgctttggaagctcagtag